From a single Pseudopipra pipra isolate bDixPip1 chromosome 7, bDixPip1.hap1, whole genome shotgun sequence genomic region:
- the GPR39 gene encoding G-protein coupled receptor 39, translated as MAGQTSTSDCSQLIDHSHVQEFEVALWIKITSALVYICIFVAGILGNSITIKATRILQKKGYLQKEVTDHMVSLACSDLLVILLGMPVEFFSAIWSPFSTPNGNIACKLYYFLFEACSYATVLHVATLSFERYIAICHPFKFKSLSGPRTVKLLIAFVWGTSVLVALPLLFAMGTEYPLEIVEGYQSTTACVRPTPRHLIPELKYNMTICTSLSSKFPLFQASVFSAFAVYIIVLGSVTFMCHSMMKALMIHKEGTVAVKGGQKHQKYLRKSESSEGKSSRRQIIFFLGKNPVLLCLPSVLCPLSTWE; from the coding sequence ATGGCAGGACAGACATCCACTTCAGACTGCTCTCAGCTCATTGACCACAGCCATGTTCAGGAGTTTGAGGTGGCTCTGTGGATCAAGATCACTTCGGCCTTGGTCTACATCTGCATCTTTGTTGCGGGCATCTTGGGCAACAGCATCACCATCAAGGCCACCAGGATCCTGCAGAAGAAGGGCTACTTGCAGAAGGAGGTCACCGACCACATGGTGAGCCTGGCCTGCTCTGACCTGCTGGTCATCCTGCTGGGCATGCCCGTGGAGTTCTTCAGTGCCATCTGGAGCCCCTTTTCTACCCCCAATGGCAACATTGCCTGCAAGCTCTACTACTTCCTCTTTGAAGCCTGCAGTTATGCCACTGTGCTGCACGTTGCCACCCTCAGCTTTGAGAGGTACATCGCTATCTGCCACCCCTTCAAGTTCAAGTCTCTCTCTGGACCCCGCACGGTGAAGCTGCTCATCGCCTTTGTCTGGGGGACATCTGTCTTGGtggctctgcccctgctcttTGCCATGGGCACAGAATATCCCCTGGAAATCGTCGAGGGCTACCAAAGTACGACGGCCTGTGTCAGACCTACTCCCAGGCACCTCATACCTGAGCTGAAGTACAACATGACCATCTGTACCAGCCTCTCTTCCAAGTTTCCTCTCTTTCAAGCCAGCGTCTTCAGTGCCTTTGCTGTGTACATCATAGTGCTGGGATCTGTCACCTTCATGTGCCATAGCATGATGAAAGCCCTGATGATCCACAAGGAAGGAACTGTGGCAGTGAAGGGAGGACAAAAGCACCAGAAGTATCTAAGAAAAAGTGAGAGCTCAGAGGGCAAGAGCTCCAGGAGAcagatcatttttttcctgggtaAGAACCCTGTCCTACTCTGCCTCCCCTCTGTCCTCTGCCCCCTTTCCACATGGGAATGA